CACGCGGTGGAGAGCGGCCGGGTCGACCTGGTGGTGCGCACCATGACCATCACCTGCAAGCGCCTGGAGAAGGTGGCGTTCTCCGCGCCGTACTTCCTCACCGGCCAGCAGGTCCTCGCGCCGCGCACCTCGCCGATCACCGGTTACGACGCGTCCCTCGCCGGCAAGAAGGTGTGCTCGGCGACCGGTTCGACCGCCTACGACCACCTGTCCGCCGACCGGAAGAGCGGTGCCCTGCCCGCGTCCACGGACATCTCCACCACCGTCCCCAACCAGCTGGACTGCCTGGTGCGTCTCCAACTGGGCGACGTGGACGCGGTGGTGACCGACGGCGCGCTCGCCGCCAGCCAGGCCGCGCAGGACCCGGCCGTGGAGCTGAAGGGCGGCACCTTCACCAAGGAGTACTACGGCGTGGCGATGCGGCGGGGCGCCGACGATCTGGTACGTCAGGTCAACCGCAGCCTGGAGGACTACCGCAAGGACGGGGGCTGGAAGGCGGCGTACGACCACTGGCTGTCCGCCACCCTGGGTAAGGATTCGGAGTCGGCGACTCCGCCGGCACCGGCCTACCGGTGACCCCGGCCCGCACGGGCCGCGGACGAAGAGGCCACCGAGCGGCGCAGGGCCGACGGACCACGAAGAGCAGCGAGAGGTGATCGATGGGCGGCGCGGACCCCGCCGGGCCGGTGCTGGACCGGGACGAGGTGGACCGTGCGCTGGCGCGGCTCGGCGCGGAGCACGAGGCGATCGAGACCTCGCTGCTCGCCCTCCAGGACCACGCGGGCCGCAGGCTCCTCGAAGGCGCCCGGCTGACCGGGGTCACCGAGGAGCGCTGGGCGGTGACGGAGGCGTCGATATCACTGCTGTGGGCGTACTTCGACGCCTACGCGGGCGCGTTGCGCACCGCCCGTGAGATCCGCGCCCGCCGCCGCTGGTCCAGCCGCGAGGACCTGGTGGAGCTGACCGAACTGCTGCGCGGCGCGAGCGTCACGGTCCCCGGCGCCGCTGCGGTCGGCGCGCCCGCGCTGGCCGAGGCGGGACGCCTGAGCCGATCCTTCTCGCTGGCCGAGCTGGTGGACCGGATGAACGAGCTGTACGCGAGCAGCCTGGACATGGTGGTCGCGGCGGACGCCGTGTGGTCGGCGCTGCCCGCCCGTATCGACCTGCTCGCCGCCGAACTCCAGCGCACCCGGCGGCTCGCGCACTCGGTGGGCGTACGCCCCGGCGAACACCCGGCGGGCGACGACCTGGAGCGCATCACCCGCACCCTGACCCGGCTGCGCGAGCAGGTGGTCAGCGACCCGCTCGCCCACTGGGTGCCCGCGCAGGGCAGTTCGGCGCCGGGCGGCGGGCGGCCCGACACCACGGTGTACGACCGCGAGGCGCGGGCGCTGGAGGAGGTGCGCCGGGAGATCGACGCCGTGCTCGGGGTGCGCCAGGACGCCGAACAGCGGCTGATCCGGCTGCGGGACGTGCTCTCGCGCGCCGACCGCACCCTCGCCGAGGCGCGCACCGCGCGCGGTGAGGTGCTGGCGAAGATCGCCGCCACCGAGGTGCCCGTGGTCAGCGGCCCGCCGACCGCGCTCCAGGAGCAGTTGTCGGCGGCGGCCGAGTACCGCAGGCAGGCCCAGTGGCACCGGCTGTCGCCGCTGCTGGAGTCCCTCGAACAGAAGGCCGAGGACGAACTGCTGCGCGCCCGCGAGTCGTTGACGGCGGTCACCGCGCCGCTGGCGGTCCGCGCCGAGTTGCGCGGCCGCCTCGACGCGTACCGGGCCAAGGTGACCCGGCACGGCCTGGCGGAGGACCCGCTGCTGGTCGAGCGGTACGACGCGGCCCGCCGCATGCTGTGGAGCGCCCCCTGCGACCTGCGGGTGGCCGAACAGGCGGTGCTGCGCTACCAGCACGCGGCGGCGGAACTGCTGGGCGCGGCACGGGTGCCGCGCCAGGGCGGTCCTCGGGACGGCGACGGTGGGGGGGAGTCATGAGTCAGGCGGGGCAGACCTGTCAGCGGCCGGACTGCGGCGGGGCGTACGAGGACGTGGGCGGCGGTGAGCTGTACTGCGACACCTGCGGCCTGGCGCCGGTGGTGTCGGCGACCGGCCTGGTGACCTCCGCCCCCACGGGGGCCGTGGGCGGCGGCAACGGCTCGGCGGCGAGCGGCGGTTCGCGTGCCGGCGAGCGTACGTCGTCGCAGTCGTCGCAGTCGTCGAGGTCGCCCCGGTCGGTGTCGGGGCGGCTGTCGCGCTCGGTGTCGGGGCGGTCCACCAGCCGGTCGGTGTCGGTGCGCAGCTCGGGTTCGGCGGCGGGCTCCTCGGGCCGCGCCCGGCTGGGGGCCGGTCTGGTGCAGGTGCCGCAGGTGCCGCGGCCCGACCCGCGCTCGATGGTGCTGGAGAACCCGGAGGTACCCGAGCGCAAGCGGTTCTGCTCGCGCGCGGACTGCGGGGCGCCGGTGGGCCGGGCGCGCGGCGAGCGGCCCGGCCGCACGGAGGGCTTCTGCACCAAGTGCGGCCATCCGTACTCGTTCGTGCCCAAGCTGCGCGCCGGGGACGTCGTGCACGGCCAGTACGAGGTCGCCGGGTGCCTGGCGCACGGCGGTCTGGGCTGGATCTACCTGGCCGTGGACCGGGCCGTGGCCGACCGGTGGGTGGTTCTCAAGGGCCTGCTGGACACCGGCGACCAGGACGCGATGGCGGCGGCCATCTCCGAGCGGCGCTTCCTCGCGGAGATCGAGCACGCCAACATCGTGCGGATCTACAACTTCGTGGAGCACCTGGACCAGCGCACCGGCTCCCTCGACGGCTACATCGTCATGGAGTACGTCGGCGGCAAGTCGCTGAAGGAGATCGCCAACGCCCGCCGCACCCCGGACGGACGGCGCGACCCGCTGCCGGTGGAGCAGGCGTGCGCGTACGGCATCGAGGCGCTGGAGGCGCTCGGCCATCTGCACAGCCGCAACCTGCTGTACTGCGACTTCAAGGTCGACAACGCGATCCAGACCGAGGACGAGCTGAAGCTGATCGACATGGGCGCGGTGCGCCGGGCGGACGACGACGAGTCGGCCATCTACGGCACCGTGGGCTACCAGGCGCCCGAGGTCGCGGAGACCGGCCCCTCGGTGGCCAGCGACCTGTACACGGTGGGCCGTACGCTCGCGGTGCTCACCTTCGACTTCCAGGGCTACACGAACACCTACGCCGACTCGCTGCCCGACCCGGACACCATCGAGGTGTTCCGGCGCTACGAGTCCTTCTACCGGCTGCTGGTGCGCGCCACCGATCCGGACCCGGCCCGCAGGTTCGCCTCCGCGCAGGAGATGGCCGAGCAGCTGACGGGGGTGCTCCGGGAGGTCGTGTCGCTCCAGACGGGCCGGGCCCGGCCGGCGCTGTCGACGCTGTTCGGCCCGGAGACCAGGGTCACCGACACGGAGCTGTTCCCGCCGCTGGACGGGGACGTGTCCCGGCTGGGCGCGCGGGCGCCCGTCGGGCGCGGACGCGGCCGGGCGGCTCCGGCGCCCGCCCCGGCGCTCGGCCCCGCTCCTGGCGCGCCCGCGCCCGCCCTGACCGCAGGAAGCGCCGGAGGCGCCCCGGCCGCCGTGAGCGCCCCGGGCGCCGCTCCCGCCCTGGTGCGGCCGGTGGACGCCCCGGCGGCGGCCCTCGCCCTGCCCGTGCCGCACGTCGACACCACCGACCCCAACGCGGGCTTCCTGGCGGGCCTGCTGGCCTCCGCGCCCGCCGAGCTGATCCCCGCGCTGGCCGCCGCGCCCGCGCAGTCCACCGAGACCCGGCTGCGCCTGGTCCGCGCCCGGCTGGAGACCGGCGAGAGCGCCGACGCCCTCCAGGTGCTGCGCGGCCTGGAGGAACAGCACCCCGACGACTGGCGGGTGGTCTGGTACCGGGGCCTGGCGTCCCTGGTCACCGCCGACCACGAGGAGGCGGCGCTCGCCTTCGACGCGGTCTACGACGCCTTCCCCGGCGAGATCGCGCCCAAGCTGGCGCTCGGCCTGTGCGCCGAGGTGCTCGGCCAGCTCGACAACGCCGCCGAGTACTACCGCCTGGTCTGGGCGAGCGACCCGAGCCATGTGAGCGCGGCGTTCGGCCTGGCCCGGGTCCAGCTCGCCGGCGGCGACCGGCGCGCGGCCGTAGGAACCCTGGAGTCGGTCCCGGAGTCCTCCGTGCACTGCACGGCGGCCAGGGTGGCGGCGGTACGGGCCCGGCTGCGGCACCGTACGGCGCTCGCCTCCGACACGCCGTTCCAGGAGGATCTGACGGCCGCCGCCGCCCAGGTGGAGGCGCTGCGCGCGCACGGTCTTGACCCGGCGCGGCGCGAGTCGCTGTCGGCCGAGGTTCTCGGCTGCGCGCTGGACTGGATACTCTCCGGGGGCAGGGCCGCGGATCCGTCCCCGGGACGGGTGCTGCTCGGCAGCGACCTGGACGAGCGGGGACTCCGCTTCGGCCTGGAGCGTACGTACCGCACGCTGGCCCGGCTGGCGCCCGGCGGTGAGGAGAGGATCGACCTGGTGGAACGTGCCAACCGTTACCGCCCCCGGACATGGGTGTAGTTGATGTCGCAGATGCACCAGCAGGCCGCCGCCCTGACGAACTGCCCGAGCTGCGCGGAGCCGCTCGAATCGGGTGACCGTTTCTGCGGCGCCTGCGGATTCGACCTGTCCGCGGCCGCCGCGGCGCCGTCCGGCACGCCGACGGCCGCCATGCACACCGGCGCGGTGCCGCGCCCGTCCGCCCCGGCCGAGGACGGCGCCGCGGACGAGGAGTGGCCGCTCGCCCCGCAGTCGGACAGCTCCGGCGGGGCGCGCATGCAGCGCCCCACGGATCTGCCCGGCACCGACTCGGGCGGCTCGCCGCTGCCCGCGCAGGGGCAGCCGGCACCACAACAGCCGGGCGCGGGCGTGCGGTTCGACCGCGCGGCCGGGTCCGAGCCCGAGGAGTACCCGTTGCAGGCACCGGATCCGCGCGGACCCGTCCCCGGCGCGCAGGACGCGCCCGGCACCCCGGCGGAGCCCGCCGCCCAGGCCGCCACCGCCGTGTGTGTGGCCTGCCGCGCGGGCCGGGTGGACGACGACGGCTACTGCGAGAACTGCGGGCACGCCCAGCCGCGCGAACGCGACCACATGGAGCGGGAGTCGGGGCCCGTGGCGGCGGTCAGCGACCGCGGGCGGCGCCACCACCGCAACGAGGACGCGTTCGCGATCGGCAACGCGGTGCTGCCCGGCGGCTCGCCCGCCGCGGTGGCCGTCGTCTGCGACGGCGTGTCCTCCGCGACCCGCCCCGACGAGGCGTCCCTGGCCGCGTCCCGGGCGGCGAGCGCCACTCTGCTGGAGGCCCTGCCCCGGGGCGTCCACCCGCAGCAGGCGATGCACGAGGCGATCGTCGCCGCCGCGCGGTCGGTCGACGCGCTCGCCGAGGAGCCCGCAGCGGACCGCGAGCACTCCCCGCAGCAGAACTCCCCCGCCTGCACGCTCGTCGGCGCGGTCGTCACCGCCGGGCTGCTGGTGGTCGGCTGGGTCGGCGACAGCCGCGTCTACTGGGTGCCGGTGGACCGCTCGGCGCCGCCGGCCCGGCTCACCGAGGACGACTCGTGGGCCGCGCAGATGGTGGCCGCCGGGCTGATGAGCGAGGCGCAGGCGTACGCCGACGAGCGCGCCCACGCGATCACCGGCTGGCTCGGCGCGGACGCCTACGAACTGGAGCCGCACACCGCGTCGTTCAAGCCGGACCGGCCCGGAGTGGTCGTGGTCTGCACGGACGGCCTGTGGAACTACGCGGAGACGGCCGAGGAGATGGCCGAGGTGCTGCCCCGGGACGCCGCCGACCGCCCGCTGCACAGCGCCCGGGTGCTGGTCGGCCACGCGCTCGACGGCGGGGGCCACGACAACGTAACAGTGGCGCTGCTGCCGTTCCCGGTCGCGCCGCAGGGGGCAGGATCGGCCTGAGGGACCGGACCGGGCGGGGCGGCCACGGGTACGGGGAGCGCCGGTGGACCGGAAGGGGCCGGTCCGCAAGAACCGCACAGTCGTCGGCCCCGCTCACGGGGCCCGGAGGGGGATCTGGCAAGGCATGGCCAACTTCTCGAAGTCCAGCGTGCCGCAGTTCTCGGTGGACGTGTACCAGAACGAGTACCTGCCCGAGGGCGGGCGCGAGGTCAACGCCGTCGTCACGGTGACGGCGACCGGCGGCGGCACCATCGGGAGCGCGGCCGGCGCCCCGCATCCGTCCGCCACCGGTGAGGGGCCGTCCGCGGCGGTGGTCGTCATGGTCGACTGCTCGGGCTCGATGGACTATCCGCCGGCCAAGATGCGCAACGCCCGCGAGGCCACGGCCGCCGCGATCGGCACGCTGCGCGACGGGGTGCGGTTCGCGGTGGTCGCCGGGACGCACCGGGCCACCGAGGTCTATCCGGGCGGCGGCAGGCTCGCCGTCGCCGACTCCGTCACCCGCGGCCACGCCAAGCTGGCGCTGCGCAAGCTCGGCGCGGGCGGCGGCACCGCCATCGGCACCTGGCTGCGGCTCGCCGACCGGCTGCTCGCCTCGGAGGACGTGGCCATCCGGCACGGCATCCTGCTCACCGACGGGCGCAACGAACACGAGTCGCCCGAGGACCTGCGGGCGGCGCTCGACGCGTGCGCCGGGCGCTTCACCTGCGACGCCCGGGGCGTGGGCACCGACTGGGAGGTGAAAGAGGTCACCGGGATCGCCTCCGCGCTGCTCGGCACCGCCGACATCGTCGCCGACCCGGCGGGCCTGGCCGCCGACTTCGCGCAGATGATGGAGACGGCGATGGGCAAGGAGGTCGCCGATGTCGCCCTGCGGGTGTGGACACCGGTCGGCACGACGATCCGGTTCGTCAAGCAGGTCGCGCCCACGGTGGAGGACCTGACCGGCCGCCGCGCCGAGGCGGGACCGCGCGCCGGGGACTATCCGACCGGCTCCTGGGGCGACGAGTCCCGCGACTACCACCTGTGCGTCGAGGTGCCCGCGGCCCACCTGGGCCAGGAGATGCTGGCGGCCCGGGTCTCCCTGGTGGTGCCGCAGCCGGACGGCGGCGCCCGGAACCTCGGCGCCCAGGGGCTGGTACGGGCCGTGTGGACCGACGACGTGGCCGCCTCCACCTCGATCAACCCCCAGGTCGCCCACTACACCGGGCAGGCCGAACTGGCACAGGTCATCCAACAGGGCCTCGATCTCCGCAAAGCGGGCGATTCCGATGGAGCGACGGCCAGACTGGGGCGGGCGGTCCAGCTCGCCGCCGCCTCGGGGAACGCGGATACGGCCAAGCTGCTCTCCAAGGTGGTGGACGTGGTGGACGCGGCGGCGGGTACTGTGCGACTGAAGGCGAAGGTCGAGGAAGCCGACGAGATGACTCTCGAGACCCGGTCCACAAAGACTGTTCGTGTAAAGAAGTGACCTGAAAGACAGCGAGCCCGGCCCCTCGGGGTGGGAGAAAACCCGGTCGACGCGACCGGACAGGAGAGGGGGAAGCGCCGACATGCCGACCTGCCCGAACGGACACCAGTCGGGTTCCGACGACTGGTGCGAGGTCTGCGGTCACCGCATGGCCGGTGCCGTACCGCCCCCGCCCCCGCCGCCGCCCCCGGTCGGCGGCTACGGCTTCCCGCCCGCGCCCGGTCCCGGCGGACCCGGTGGCCAGGGCGGACCCGGCGGTCCCGGCGGCCCCGGTCCGGCCGGCGGTTTCCCGCCCCCCTCCGCCGGGCCCGGCGGCCGGGCGGAGCTGTGCCCGCAGTGCCGTACGCCCCGGGAGGGCGGCGCGCCGTTCTGCGAGGAGTGCCGCTGGAACTTCCTGACGAACACCGCCACCTCGTACACCCCGGCCGCGCCGCGCCCGCAGAACCCGGGCCCCGGCCCGCGCTTCCCGCAGGCACCCGGCCCGTCCTACGGCGGCGGTGACTCCTACGAGTACCAGGGCTCCCGGCCCTCACAGGTGAACCGGCCCGCCGAGCCGATCCCGCCCTTCGGCGCGGAGCCCGGTGGCCAGGGCGGACCCGGCGGCCCGGGTGCGCCCGGCGGCTTCGGCCGGCCCGGTGGCCCCGGTGCGCCCGGCGGACCCGGTGGCCAGGGCGGCTTCGGCGCGGACCCGTCGCGCCCGGTCCCGCCGCCCCCCGGCCCGACCCCGCCCGCCGGTCCCGGTGGTCCGGGCGGATTCGGCAACCCCGGCCGACAGGGCGGCCCCGACGGACCGGGCGGTCCCGGCGGCTTCGGCGACTCCGGTCGGCAGGGCGGCGGTCCCCACGGGCCCGGCGGCCAGGGCGACTTCGGCCGTCCCCAGGGCCCCGGCGGCCAGGGCAACCCCAACGGGCCAGGTGGCCAGGGCGGCTTCGGCGGTCCCAGTGGTCCTGGTGGTCCTAACGGTCCCGGCGGCTTCGGCAACCCCGCAGGCCCCGGCGGACCCGGCGGCCCCGGCCAGCAGGGCGGCCCCCACGGGCCCGGCGGTCAGGGCGGCTTCGGCGGTCCTGGTGGCCCTGGTGGTCCTGGTGGTCCTGGTCAGCAGGGCGGCCCCAACGGACCCGGCGGCCCCGGCGGTTTCGGCAACCCCACAGGTCCCGGCGGTCCCGGCGGACCCGGCCAGCAGGGCGGCCCCAGCGGGCCGGGTGGTCCGGGTGGTCCGGGCGGTCCCGGTCAGCAGGGCGGGCCCGGCGGTCCCGGTGGCGCCGCGCAGGCGTTCCACCGGTCCGGCCCGCCCGCGCCGCCCGCGTTCCCGCAGGAGACGAACCGGCCGCAGCCGGGCGGCCCCGGCGGGCCCGGCGGCTTCGGCGGGGACGACGACTGGGTGCTGTCCCCGCCTTCGTCCACCGACCCCGGCGGGCAGGGCGGCCAGGGCGGCGGCTACGGCTATCCGCAGCCCGGCTCCCCGCAGTCGCCGCCCTCCTCACCGTTCCCGCAGCAGCCACAGCAGCCGGCGACCTGGACGGCGACGATCGGGCCGGACCGCGACTACTTCATGGCGATGATGCAGCGCTCGGGCCCCGAGGCCGCGGGCCTGAACCTGCCCGCGTACTCGCCCGAGCAGCAGCGCACGCTCGGCGGCGGCCAGGTCACCATCGGCCGGCGTCGGCACTCCACCGGCGACACCCCCGACATCGACCTGTCGGTGCCGCCGGAGGACCCGGGCGTCTCGCACCAGCACGCGGTGCTCGTCCAGCAGCCGGACGGCGGCTGGGCGGTCGTCGACCAGAACTCGACCAACGGCACCACCGTCAACGGCGGCGAGGAGCCCATCCAGCCCTTCGTGCCGGTGCCGCTCCAGGACGGCGACCGGGTGCACGTGGGCGCCTGGACGACGATCACGGTGCGGCGCGGCTGACCCGCGCCGCCGTAGGGATCACCCCGGCAGAGGCCAGCGGTGCGGCCCCCGCGGGTCGTCGAGCCACGCCCAGGCCCGCCCGTCGCACACGGTGACGCCGTAGCGCTCCCGCGGCGGGCGGCCCGCGCGCTCCCACAGGGCGTGGGCCTCGCGCGGGCCGGTCCGCCCCCGGGTCAGGGCCAGCAGGAAGCGGAAGTCGTCGTCCTCCCGGGCCCGCGCGGGCACCCCGCGCAGGTCCGGGAGCGGCGCGTCCGGGCCGCC
The sequence above is drawn from the Streptomyces sp. SAT1 genome and encodes:
- a CDS encoding glutamate ABC transporter substrate-binding protein, coding for MRMRRLRSGLRGWGGVGAMAVVCVLALAFVLVLPATRSHGGPPPAAGGAGAAQGVQARAGDCDDGDAQNRSLAPADADGPAVERIRKRGSLVVGVDQNSFAWGYRNPNSTSDDLDGFDIALARRIAQDLLGSPTKVTFRAIPTNEREHAVESGRVDLVVRTMTITCKRLEKVAFSAPYFLTGQQVLAPRTSPITGYDASLAGKKVCSATGSTAYDHLSADRKSGALPASTDISTTVPNQLDCLVRLQLGDVDAVVTDGALAASQAAQDPAVELKGGTFTKEYYGVAMRRGADDLVRQVNRSLEDYRKDGGWKAAYDHWLSATLGKDSESATPPAPAYR
- a CDS encoding serine/threonine-protein kinase; protein product: MSQAGQTCQRPDCGGAYEDVGGGELYCDTCGLAPVVSATGLVTSAPTGAVGGGNGSAASGGSRAGERTSSQSSQSSRSPRSVSGRLSRSVSGRSTSRSVSVRSSGSAAGSSGRARLGAGLVQVPQVPRPDPRSMVLENPEVPERKRFCSRADCGAPVGRARGERPGRTEGFCTKCGHPYSFVPKLRAGDVVHGQYEVAGCLAHGGLGWIYLAVDRAVADRWVVLKGLLDTGDQDAMAAAISERRFLAEIEHANIVRIYNFVEHLDQRTGSLDGYIVMEYVGGKSLKEIANARRTPDGRRDPLPVEQACAYGIEALEALGHLHSRNLLYCDFKVDNAIQTEDELKLIDMGAVRRADDDESAIYGTVGYQAPEVAETGPSVASDLYTVGRTLAVLTFDFQGYTNTYADSLPDPDTIEVFRRYESFYRLLVRATDPDPARRFASAQEMAEQLTGVLREVVSLQTGRARPALSTLFGPETRVTDTELFPPLDGDVSRLGARAPVGRGRGRAAPAPAPALGPAPGAPAPALTAGSAGGAPAAVSAPGAAPALVRPVDAPAAALALPVPHVDTTDPNAGFLAGLLASAPAELIPALAAAPAQSTETRLRLVRARLETGESADALQVLRGLEEQHPDDWRVVWYRGLASLVTADHEEAALAFDAVYDAFPGEIAPKLALGLCAEVLGQLDNAAEYYRLVWASDPSHVSAAFGLARVQLAGGDRRAAVGTLESVPESSVHCTAARVAAVRARLRHRTALASDTPFQEDLTAAAAQVEALRAHGLDPARRESLSAEVLGCALDWILSGGRAADPSPGRVLLGSDLDERGLRFGLERTYRTLARLAPGGEERIDLVERANRYRPRTWV
- a CDS encoding protein phosphatase 2C domain-containing protein produces the protein MSQMHQQAAALTNCPSCAEPLESGDRFCGACGFDLSAAAAAPSGTPTAAMHTGAVPRPSAPAEDGAADEEWPLAPQSDSSGGARMQRPTDLPGTDSGGSPLPAQGQPAPQQPGAGVRFDRAAGSEPEEYPLQAPDPRGPVPGAQDAPGTPAEPAAQAATAVCVACRAGRVDDDGYCENCGHAQPRERDHMERESGPVAAVSDRGRRHHRNEDAFAIGNAVLPGGSPAAVAVVCDGVSSATRPDEASLAASRAASATLLEALPRGVHPQQAMHEAIVAAARSVDALAEEPAADREHSPQQNSPACTLVGAVVTAGLLVVGWVGDSRVYWVPVDRSAPPARLTEDDSWAAQMVAAGLMSEAQAYADERAHAITGWLGADAYELEPHTASFKPDRPGVVVVCTDGLWNYAETAEEMAEVLPRDAADRPLHSARVLVGHALDGGGHDNVTVALLPFPVAPQGAGSA
- a CDS encoding vWA domain-containing protein → MANFSKSSVPQFSVDVYQNEYLPEGGREVNAVVTVTATGGGTIGSAAGAPHPSATGEGPSAAVVVMVDCSGSMDYPPAKMRNAREATAAAIGTLRDGVRFAVVAGTHRATEVYPGGGRLAVADSVTRGHAKLALRKLGAGGGTAIGTWLRLADRLLASEDVAIRHGILLTDGRNEHESPEDLRAALDACAGRFTCDARGVGTDWEVKEVTGIASALLGTADIVADPAGLAADFAQMMETAMGKEVADVALRVWTPVGTTIRFVKQVAPTVEDLTGRRAEAGPRAGDYPTGSWGDESRDYHLCVEVPAAHLGQEMLAARVSLVVPQPDGGARNLGAQGLVRAVWTDDVAASTSINPQVAHYTGQAELAQVIQQGLDLRKAGDSDGATARLGRAVQLAAASGNADTAKLLSKVVDVVDAAAGTVRLKAKVEEADEMTLETRSTKTVRVKK
- a CDS encoding FHA domain-containing protein, with product MPTCPNGHQSGSDDWCEVCGHRMAGAVPPPPPPPPPVGGYGFPPAPGPGGPGGQGGPGGPGGPGPAGGFPPPSAGPGGRAELCPQCRTPREGGAPFCEECRWNFLTNTATSYTPAAPRPQNPGPGPRFPQAPGPSYGGGDSYEYQGSRPSQVNRPAEPIPPFGAEPGGQGGPGGPGAPGGFGRPGGPGAPGGPGGQGGFGADPSRPVPPPPGPTPPAGPGGPGGFGNPGRQGGPDGPGGPGGFGDSGRQGGGPHGPGGQGDFGRPQGPGGQGNPNGPGGQGGFGGPSGPGGPNGPGGFGNPAGPGGPGGPGQQGGPHGPGGQGGFGGPGGPGGPGGPGQQGGPNGPGGPGGFGNPTGPGGPGGPGQQGGPSGPGGPGGPGGPGQQGGPGGPGGAAQAFHRSGPPAPPAFPQETNRPQPGGPGGPGGFGGDDDWVLSPPSSTDPGGQGGQGGGYGYPQPGSPQSPPSSPFPQQPQQPATWTATIGPDRDYFMAMMQRSGPEAAGLNLPAYSPEQQRTLGGGQVTIGRRRHSTGDTPDIDLSVPPEDPGVSHQHAVLVQQPDGGWAVVDQNSTNGTTVNGGEEPIQPFVPVPLQDGDRVHVGAWTTITVRRG